TACTACGCGACAACGACCTCTTCCGGGCCTACGTCACGGTGAGGGCGGGTGGGGCTCGCTGGTGGGTCCGGGCACAGGACGGTGGGCCCACCTGGGCGGCAGGTGCAGGGGGGGCTGGCGGTGGGCGTGGCCTGCCATGAGCAccgcccccgcctccccgccgCAGTGGGCCGAGAAGCACCAGCAGTGCCAGCGGCTGAAGCTGAGCGACATGCTGGCCAAGCCCCACCAGCGGCTCACCAAGTACCCGCTGCTGCTCAAGTCGGTGCTGAGGAAGACGGACGAGCCGCGCGCCAAGGAGGCCGTCGTCACCATGGTAACTGGGGCGGCGGGCAGGGTCCCTCCCTGGCTTGCGGCCCCTCCCGGCTCTGTACCTGAACTGCCCTGGCCCACGCGTATAGATCGGCTCGGTGGAGCGCTTCATCCACCACGTGAACGCGTGCATGCGGCAGCGACAGGAGAGGCAGCGGCTGGCGGCCGTGGTGAGCCGCATCGACGCCTACGAGGTGGTGGAGGGCAGCAACGACGAGGTGGACAAGGTGGGCGCCTCCGTCTTTGCGGGGGTCGCTGGCCCTGCTGGGAGCGAGGAAGGGCCCAACTGGCAGACGGACGGGAGGCTACGCTGGGAATCTCTCTGGAGGACTCCCCGCTGAGATGAGGAGTCAGACTCTGACCgctcctgcccccgcccccccaaaccCCCAGCTCCTGAAGGAATTTCTACATCTGGACCTGACGGCACCCATCCCTGGCGCCTCCCCTGAGGAGACACGCCAGCTGCTGCTGGAAGGGAGCCTGAGGATGAAGGAGGGGAAGGACAGCAAGGTGACTCCACCCCACACCCAGGGCCCTCGCCCCACCCCCTCTCACCCTGTGGGTTTCGGACGCCCCTTCCTTGGGGCCGCTTGTGACTCTTAGCTGTCCGGTCACTTGGGTGGCAATTCAAGAACTGGTGACGTTATGATCGTATGAGGGATGATTATCTGCCCGTCAGTTTACTCTTTACAAAGACAGCAGCCGGGTCCCAGCCCAGCAGGTGCCCTTCCAGCCCACTTGTCGGTGCCACATGTGTTCCtggtgggaaggagggggcaCCTTCCGTGAGCAGGACAGGAACGGCCCAGAGTCTTGCTGCTGAGCTATTAATTTTCCAGGCACTGTGTAACCCAGAGCCTACAAAGCGTGATTTTTAAAAccaccttccttttcctctttcatgtAAACTTTTGACTGGCATAAATCTCAAGTATACAGCTTGACGAGAGAAAACCGCTGGCCCTTCGTTTGAATGTTACTCTCGGATtcggggggagggggtgtttgACACCAGCACCCCCAGGGGAGGGTGTTGCCGCAGACAGGCTGAGGGTccctgccctggccctgaccTCGGGCTTCTCCTGCTGCCGCGGCCTCCCGTCCCCCAGGTGGACGTGTACTGCTTCCTGTTCACCGACCTGCTCGTGGTGACCAAGgccgtgaagaaggcagagaggacCAAAGTCATCAGGCCGCCGCTGCTGCTGGAAAAGATCGTGTGTCGGGAGCTCCGGGACCCCGGTGAGGAGCCCGGCCCCGCCGCCCCTGGGCAGGGCCTGGGACGGGCGGGGGCCGTGGTCTCAGCCAGCACTGAGGCGAGCCCTTCCTAACCAGGGTCCTTCCTTCTCATCTACCTGAACGAGTTCCACAGCGCTGTGGGGGCCTACACGTTCCAGGCCAGCGGCCAGGCTTTGTGCCGTGGCTGGGTGGACGCCATCTACGATGCCCAGGTGAGAGCAGAGCGGTGGGTAGGCTGGCAGGGCGGCCTGGTGGGGGACCGCTGCCCACAGCCCGCTGGGGCCCTGTGCACCTACACCCGCAGAACCAGCTTCAGCAGCTGCGTGTGCAGGAGCACCCAGGCAGCCAGCAGCACCTGCAGAgcctggaagaggaggaggaggaggaggaggaagacgaggaggaggaaggaggggagagtaGCACTTCGGCTGCCAGTTCCCCCACCATCCTGCGCAAAAGCAGCAACAGCCTCGACTCGCAGCGCTGGTACGTTTGTCCAGGAGCGCCCAGCAAGCCAGAGCAGGGCAGGTACTCCAGCCGGGACCCTTGACCCGAGGCCATTAGCACTGGCCAGGGCCGGACACATCCGTTTCCTCTGAATGGCTTTATGATGTGAAgccggtggggggtggggacggGGGCTCTGCCTCCCACCAGAGTCCAGGGGAGGACGGCAAACGGTTTTCAACTTGAGTGCCAAATCTGATACCTTAGTGGTAGCTGCCTGGAGCTGAGCTGAAGATTCTTAGACTGTATCCAACAGGAGGTGCTGTGGTCACGACAGACACCATTATTGATACCTGTGTTGCGGGCTCAGGTGCCACCTGCTTGCCATCTCTTGAGCCttgagctccaggagggcagacgCCGTACACTTCTGCATTGCCCAGCATGGGCTGCACCTGGGCTGACTCTCCTCTCGGCTCCACAGTGTCTCGGATGGCTCCACGGAGACCCTGGCCATGGTGGTGGTGGAGCCTGGGGAGATGCTGTCCTCTCCCGAGTTCGAGGGCGGCCCCTTCAGCTCCCAGTCAGACGAGACCTCTCTCAGCACCACCGCCTCATCTGTCACGCCCACCGGCGAGCTGCTGCCCCTGGGCCCAGTGGATGGCCGCTCCTGCTCCATAGACTCCGCCTACGGCACCCTCTCCCCGACCTCCCTGCAAGACTTTATGGCCCCAGCCCCTATGGTGGAGCCAGCACTCCGGCCCCCAGCGCCATCACAAGCCCCTTCACCCCCACCCTCGCCCCGCCTCCGCCGACGCACTCCTGTCCAGCTGCTGCCCTGTCTGCCCCAACTGCTCAAGTCCAAATCTGAGGCCAGTCTCCTCCAGCTGCTGTCGGGGGCCACCCCCCGTGGAGCGCCCCCGGCCCCTAGCCGCAGCCTGTCGGAACTCTGCTTGGCTGCTACCGTCCCTGGCACCAGGACTCAGGGCTCCCCTCAGGAAGCTGGGCCCAGCTGGGATTGCCAGGGGGcaccaggccctggcagtggcccCGAGCTGTCAGAGCTGGAGGGTAGAGCCGGCTGCCCAGGTGGGGAGCCCAAAGGACCCACCAGGAGGAGCAGAGAGCTGTCCTCGGGGGCCTCGCCCAGGGTCCAGCCTGAGCCCCCCCCAGGGACCTCTGCCCAGCACAGGAAGCTGACGTTGGCCCAGCTCTACCGAATCAGGACCACCCTGCTGCTTAACTCCACCCTCACTGCCTCGTgagtggcctggcctggcctgggacAGGTGGCCCAGTGTGCTGGGGGCACTGTCATGGCGGGGAGTAGATGGCATTTGGGGATGGGTGTGGGAGCGGGAGCCTGAGACCAGCCTCAGCGCCTGGTGAGGATGCGACAGTGGGCAGTGGTGAAGAAGAGGCCTGAGGATTCCGGTCGGGAGGAGAGGGTGGCTGGAGCCCCTCTGAAGGCCTTCAGCCAAGGAAGGAccatctctcccctcctctccactgCAGGGAGGTCTGAGCACAGGGAGGCTCCCAAGGGTGCCACGGACCAAGGGACAGCAGACAGCACGCCTCTTGGGGTGTGCCAGCCCCTGCTCCAGCTGCTGCCTCACGTGGGCACCAGCCGGAGTGCTGGGCAGGACCCCTGCCACCGCGCCCGGGGCCCAATTTGCACTTTGCCAGACTGGATGGAAGTGGAGGAGGGCTCAgcagaggcccaggcccaggctgcAGGTCCCCCTTACAGCCGTCACTGTCACTAACCTGCCTGTGCGTCCGCCCTGCAGCCTAGGCAGGGTCCCTTGCCCAATACTCCCTGAAGTCACCAGCTCCAAGCCTCTGGGCTGGGCTCCAGGGCTGGGATCCCAGGCAgcccttcccacctccaccctcatCTGGCCCCAAATGGGACGGTtcccctgccctcacctccttccctccctccctccctccctccctcctactcctacctacccacccacccagtCCTTGGGTTGGGCTCTGTGTAAAGTTgcatatttattgagcttttgATTCTTTTATAAAGACTTGTATATACTCCACCGGAAAGAGTCCTTTGCTTTTGGAACGTCCCCCTTTCCGGACTCAGGTGCACTTGGGCGCCTCCCTGGGTTCCCGCCCCCTCCCTCTGGTGGGGCCCCGCTGGAAGAGACTGTGGGAACAGAATTGACTTAGTGGGGCAGAGATCGCCTGACCAGTACTCCCAAGAtcaacccctgtcccctgccgcAGACATGAGGCCCGCCACTAGAGCCCCCAACGAGGTGCCCTCCCCGACGTGGTACCTTAGAGGGCCCTGCCCTGCGCCACCCCTCTGAGCTTATACCAGGGTGGGCCATGGCCTCCCCTCCAGGGCGGGATGGGGCGGACGCCACGCAGTACGTGGGGAGGGTGGGTCTCCCACCTGGGTACTTCTGGCCCAACCCCTCGTGGCTGAGGGCGggctctgaggcccagagaggggaagtcgCTTCCCTAGGAAGCGGTGGTCTCAGGGTTGAAGCTAGAACCCAGGCGCGGGACCCGGCTGCAGCCTTGTGCTGTACGCACCTTGCCCACCAAGCCGCCTCAGGTGAGCTCCGGTGCGGGCTTCGGCCTGGGGGCTCGCTTCCTGGTACCGgcggccccgccctgccccctcccccttccccccccctccccttaGGCGGGCTCTTCGGGCGGCGCGAGGTGGGCGGGACGGGCCTGCGGGCGCCGGCCTGGGCCCCACCCGCGGCGGGCGGAGCGGGGAAGCCAGGGTCGGGTCGAGGGCCCAGCGTGGCGCCCAGGGCCATGGAGCCGCGGcccggggcgtgtgcggcggctCTGGCTGCGGTGAGTAGGGTCGCGGGGGCACGGCCTCGAGCCTGGCCGGCGCCTGAGTCCCCGAGGCGGCGGAGGAAGGGGAcgcagggatggggtgggggtggggataggAGCCTCCGATCCGGCCTCGCGGGGGGCTGGGCCGGCCCCTTTTCCGACCTAGTTAGAGGTTCAGCCGGGGTGGGGCGCTTCTGCCGAGAGGAAACACCGTCTCCGGGGCCGGAGGGATCTGGGGGCCCCAGGCAGAGATAGATCAGGGTCCCCCACCTTAGCAAGGgcgtgggtgggggtggggaccgccTGATGCCCAGCCTTCTGCGAAGGGCTGGCGGGAACCCTCTTCTCTGCTCCTCCCAAACCTGGTCTGTGCACAGGGGAAGTCAGTCCAGAGCCCCACCGATGGGCACCCCTTTGGGGCAAGAACCTGAGAAGTGGGCTGCTCTGTGGGCAAGTGCTGAAGCCTCTGAAGGGTGGGGAGACCGGGTAGAGAGAGTCCCCGGCCTGGGCAACCAGGCTGGGAGCCAGCAGCCCCTGTCCCCcaggccctcctcctcctcctgccgctgggtgcccagggccagggcagcacccccagccccaggtgtGACTGTGTGCACAAGTTCCAGAAGAGGAGTGGTCTGGTCTGCTGCAGGGGCTGTCCAGCAGGTGAGCGTCTGAAGGGGTGGGAGGGCCGTGGCGGGAAGTGAGGGCCGAtggggcaggcgggggccgcCGGAAGGGCTGGGGAGTGGTGGTAGGCAGGCCAGGGAGGGGGctaggggaggctgggagggaagtAGGGAGTCCGGCATAGGAAGGTGGAGGGGAAGGCGGCAGCCCTCTTTGACCTCAGGCTGGGTTCCACAGGGCACTACCTGAAGGCTCCCTGCACAAAGCCCTGTGGCATCTCCAACTGTCTCCCGTGCCCCCGGGGCACCTTCCTGGCCTGGGAGAACCACCACAAGACCCGCTGTGCCCGCTGCCAGACCTGTGATGAGGAGGGTGAGGGGCTGCCTAGTGCTTGGGGGCAGGGTGGCTCTGGAGGACAGGCCCTGGCCAGGGTCCTTCTGAAGAAAGTGGCTGGCTCGAGCCCAGCCTTTGGCTGGGAGAGCCCTGCGCCCACCCCACCCTGGGGCCCTCTACCCTGCTCTTGCCTCAGGATGCCTTTGTGCCCTCTCGTCCTGGTGACCGTCCAGCCTCTGGTCTGTGGTGATCCGCACACTTCTCTCGCATTGGGGGTGGCCCTGTCTCTGGTCTCCTCATCTCCATTCTCCAGGGGACCTGTCCTGCCTCTCTGCGGGGCTCTTTGGCTCTGACAGTCTCTGCTCTCCCCCGTCTCCCCAAATGCCCCTGCCAGCCTCCCAGGTGGCCCTGAAGAACTGCTCGGCGGTGGCGGACACCCACTGCGGCTGCAAGCCAGGCTGGTTCATGGACTGCGTCGTCAGCCAGTGTCCCCACAGCTCTCCCTTTCGCTGCCACCCGTGCCCAGACTGTGAGGCCCTGCACCGCCGCACGCGGGCCCCCTGTGGGTACCCCCGATCCGGGCCGTCTACTCCcacacccccttcccctgcctccttctctcccGTCCTGACCCACACCAGCTCCCGGACCACAGGTTCCGGCGGAGACACTCACTGTGGGACCTGCCTTCCCGGCTTCTATGAATATGGCAACAGCTGCGTGTCCTGTCCCACGTAACTTCCTGGCTGCcctgggttgggggaagggaggctgggagCAGAGTGGGGTCGAGGGTCAGGGAGGAGGGGGCTTGAGCCTATGGTAAGTGGGTCCCGCTTCAGGCAAACACTGGATGGTAAAGAGACATTTGAACTCACCGTATGTCAGATAAATAAGGGGGCATATCTTCACTTTGTGTCGTACTTTCCTTTACTAATCCTTCCAGCCCTACGTTAAGGATAGGATGTGTCACTTACAGAGAGTCGCCTTAATATAGTTTCAAAACATGGGCTGAGAGTCAAGATCTGCCCCTTGTTCTCGGAGGgatcttgggcaagtaacttcACCTCTCTAACCTGTGGCCTCCCCATCTGAACGTGTGGGTGTTAGTGGCTCTCCCCAGGGCTCTGATTAAGGGGTGACTAACTGTTCACTCATCTGCTCCACAAGTGTTTCTTGAGCGTCTGTCATTTCCAGACAccgttctaggtgctgggggaaCAACAGGGAACAAAACAGGCAGATCCCAGAGCTGACATTCTAGTGACCCTCAGTCTAGTCTAGAAGCAGCTCAGTAAGTAGTGTTTGTTGCTACTGTTTTGGACACCAGTGATGTTTCAGCAGTACTTGGGGAACATTCTTGGGTAGGGTGAGGCTCTCAGGAGGGAGGGGCCTCCAGGATGGAGAAGATGCCAGGTGGTCCTGAGCagtctccacccccccccccccgggtatGTACTCCCTCACCCTCCACCGCATCCCCTCCCCTTGCAGGAGCACCCTTGGGGGCTGTCCTGCGCCCTGTGTGGCTGTCTGTGGCTGGAGGCAGGGTAGGTGGTGAAATGGAAACGCCAGTGGGAGAGCTGGGCTGGgccggggggagggtggggggtggctgcCGCCCCCCACCCACCAGCTGCTCTTTCAGTGTTCTGGGTCCAAGTGCTCCTGGCAGGCCTGGTGGCCCCACTCCTGCTTGGTGCCACCCTGATCTACACATACCGCCGCTGCCAGCTTTGCAAGGCCATAGTTCCTGGTAAGCGCACGCGCGCGCCCACGTTCCTAGAGGCCTGGGGTCAGGATGGGTAGCCCAGAGCCCATTCAGCCTGATGcagtgggggaaactgaggcagggggcGCTGGGAGTGGGTGCagagggacacaggttccagagcCTCGCCTGGTTGCTGATTAGACTCTCTTTGTGTCTCTCAGCAGGTGAAGCTGGGGTGGAGGCCCTGACCCCCCTGCAGGTAAGACTCTCAGTAGTGTTCTAGGATGAAAGTGAGCAAGCCTTCGGAGCTGAGCGGTTGGGCCTTATTATAACTCCTGATCCCAGCGCGGCGCCTGGTAGCTGGCACGGAGTAGACCTCACGAACACATGTGCCGAGTTATCAGTGAGTGAGAGCAGCTCAGGGCCCGTCCTCAAGTGGCTCTGAGTCTACGGGGGTCCAGACAGGTAAACGGGAGCCAACAGTTCAGTAGGAAGAGTGTCACCACGGTGAGGCCTCTACCAGGATTGGCGGAACAAGGAGAGGGCAGCAGGGGCAGGGCGTTCCAGGCAGAAGAGACAGCTCTTCTGCTGGGTCACAGTGAGAGAGCACGGCCAGGGGGAGGTGCCACCGGGGGATGTTTGCTGACTGAGCAAGGGATGCCCACCCCTGGCCAGAGACCCCCGAGCCAGGCAAGCGAGGCTGACCTGGGGCCTCTCTTGGCTTCCAGGCCAGCCACCTCTCACCCCCGGACAGCAGCCCCACCCTTCTGGTAACACCCAGCAGCAGTGAGAAGGTCTGCAGTGTCCAGCTGGTAGGCAGCAGCTGGACCTCTGGCTCTCCCCAGGCCCGGGAGGCGCCCTGCCCGGAGGTGATGTGGTCCTGGGACCAGCTGCCCAGCAGAGTTCTTGGTAAGGGATTTCAGGGGCCTGAGGCCTTGACCCCATTCTCCTGAGTCCGAGGTGATAAGCTGTGCTTTCCTGAGGCCACTTGCCCACCTCCCGTCCCCTAACTGACCAGGTGGACCTCCCTGCCCGGCCGGGTCCCCTGCCCCTTGGCCCCTGCCCCTTGGCCCCTGACCCTATTCCCCATTGGCTCTCTCTGGCCACAGGCCCGCTGCCCCCACCCTCGCCGGCGCCCCCTGCAGGCTCGGTGGCCGCCATGCTCCAGCCGGGCCCGCAGCTCTACGACGTGATGGACGCGGTGCCCGCGCGGCGCTGGAAGGAGTTCGTGCGCACGCTGGGGCTGCGCGAGGCGGAGATCGAGGCGGTGGAGGTGGAGGTCGGGCGCTTCCGAGACCAGCAGTACGAGATGCTCAAGCGCTGGCGCCAGCAGCAGCCCGCGGGCTTGGGCGCCGTCTACGCCGCCCTGGAGCGCATGGGGCTGGACGGCTGCGCCGAGGACCTGCGGAGCCGCCTGCAGCGTGGCCCGTGACGCCGGGGCCCACCCGGCACTTCGAGGCCCTGGTGGCCCTTGCAGAAGCCCTAAGTACGGTTACTTATGCGTGTAGACATTTCATGTCACTTATTAAGCCCCTGGCGCGGCCCTGCGTAGCAGCGCCAGCCAGCCTCACCCCTGCGCGACCCCAGGGTTCCAGTTAAGGCGAGGAAGCGCCAACGACCATCAGCCGTTTCTCGGCCTGTGTTTGGCTGAGGCCTTGGTATTATTAAAATCTATGGAGAAAAGCTGCTGCTTGGTGTTTCCGCGCGACTGGGGATGTTAAGTGGCGCGGGGTTGGTTTCCCAGGGGCGTCGAAGGGGCCAGAAGTCTTGCCACCCACGGCGGAGGCCAGTGTGGCCCTTAGCCCAAGCCTGCCCCTCCGGCTCCGCCGTGGCCCAGTTATCCCGAGGAGAGGAAGTCGCGGCGACGACGAGTGAGCCCCGGGCGGCTGAGAGAGCTTTAATGCGGGTGCGAGATGGCGGGGACCAGGGAGGCAGCAGTTGGGAGACACGGGTTCAGGACCCCTCGTCCTCCACTCACTCCACCAGGACAGTGAAAGCGTCCGGGGAGTGCGGGGCCTGGCTGGGGACGACGCGCAGACTTGGAGGTGGGGCGCCGGGAGCGGCAACTCTGTCCCGACGGGCAGTTTGCATCGTTTCTGGTAAACAAATGACTGAGAGGAAACCCTCGGCGGCCGGGGCTGGGCCGGGCGCTGATCTGGGTCAGGGAGAGAGGAAAACCCCTTCCCCGAGCGCGGGGCCTGCCTCCGCCCAGGATGCGCCAGCGACGCGGGTTCCGgggtgcaggggagggggtggcagcAGGGCGCGCGACCCGCAGGAAAACAAAGTCACCACCCACGGGGCTGGGGAGAGCTCTGCACACTTTGACCTTCAACGAACATGCAAATATATGTAAgcaggcatgcaaagaagcagcgTCTTTCTGCGTCAACAGCTTGGGCACTTTTTCTGGGCGActgcggcggcgggcgcgccccAGCGTCGCCCGGGGCTGGGGAtgcgggggcgggggaaggggggggtGCCCGGGGTAGGGGTCAAGGAGGGGTTCCAGCGCGGGAGGGGAGGGCGGCGCGCCTCCCAGCCCTTCGGCCCGGGCCTGGCAGGCCGGGGCGGGGTCTGGGGGCGGCCCCAAGCTCGCGAGGCTGCGAGCAGGAGGGCGGCGTCTAGTACTTCGCGATGTCCCCCTTCTTCAGGATGATCTGTCGCTGCCAGGGCGCCAGCTTGCTCTCGTCGTAGCCGAGCGTCCGCAGCTTCTCCGACTGCTCTTTCTCCCGCTGCATCTCCTCCTGTTTCTGTCGCTCCTCGTCTTTCCTGGGCATGGGGCGGGGGGCACAATCCCGGGCAAGGGTGAGAGGGTGGGCCAGGCCCCGTGGGGGGGGCCACCGGTGGCAAGGAGTGGGTtactgagggcaggggctgggttgCTGGGGCCAGAGGCACTAATGAATGGTGGGCAGGGCAACGGGTTGTAGGTGTAGAAGGTGACTGGGgacggggtggaggggaggaggataGGAGGCATGTGGGCAGGATTGCTGGGGACAGAGGAGCTTCACTGCGGGCAGACTGGGGTCACTGGGGGACACACAGGAGCTGGGAAAGCGAGAGACTGTAGCTGGGTTATTGCTGGCTGGGGGTGTTACTGGAAACAGAGGTGCTGGGTCACAGCGTGACAGAGAGTGAGGAGGGCGTGGTGCGGGGGCTAGGACCCGAGTTCCTGGGGACTGGGGTTGGGCTGCTGGGGAACAGAGGGACCACATTATTGGGAGACACGGGCTGGGCGATTAGGGACAGGTTATTAGACCATGGCTAGATCTGCACTGCTGATGAGGTAGCCGCTAAGCAcgtgtggctgctgagcctatgaAACGTCCAGACTGAGATGCACTGCAGGTGCAAGATGCCCGTCGCATCTCGCAGacttagttttaaaaaagagtgtaAGACATCTCCGTgattttcataattattattattgggtTAAGTAAAATAGACTATTAAGTTcactcatctttttattttttcactgtgGCAGCTAAGAATTTAATATTACATACGTGGCTCAACTTATACATCTATCAGGCAGCACTCGGCTAGATTACTAAGGGCAGAAACTAAAGATCTGAGGGACAGGTGCTCTAGGTTATCGATACTGAGGTTGGGTTAACTGCAAGGCAGAAAGGCTAGGTTAACGGGAGATGGGGGCTGGGTAATTGGGGACAGGTCATTATGGCGTAAGAGCAAGACTTTGAGGTGCAGTGGATAAGTTCCTGGGGGAGAGGGGTCTGGTGGCATTACTGGGAGCAAAGACACTGTGCTAACAGGGCTGAGTGACAAGGGGATGTGCTCAagatggggctggaggaagggacAAAAGGACTGtggctgggtggggggaggggacacaggttgggcCCAGCCCCACACTCACCGCTTCTGCTCCCTGGAAGAAAAGAGACGGTGTTAGTTGGTGCCACCACCTCAGGGACACGATCAAGACACCCTGCCAAGCCCCGCATCTTCCTCAGCTCACCTCTCCTCTTCTAGCTTCTTCCGCAGGATGTCCCGCCTCCAGGCGGGCATGCTGGCCAGCcaggcctcctcctccttctcctgaaACACAGCACAAGGCTTCAGGGCCAGCATGGGCTAGGGCACGGGGGTCAGCGGGGGTGTTCCCCCACCCAGGGGACCTGCATGAGTCAGGGACAACGGGACACAGGTGGGGTCGCAGGAAGAGACTCTTTTGATGCCCTTCTATAGGGCAAATGGATGAAGACTCAGGCCCCCGTGACCCACAGGCGGCGCCGGAGAGGTCAGAGCTGAGTGTAGGAGGTgtaggagaggagcagagggggaGACTCCccaaggtggggggtggggggtggggtggatagATGGCTCCAGGCCCCTGGCCCAGAATCTGGTCAGACTCATACTTGGGCCTCCACAGATCCTGCCTGCTCAGAGAGGCTCAGGCCGGTCCCTGGTTCCACTGTGAAGGACCTTCTGTTCTATGCCTGGCCTATTCTGAGAGGGGGTAGACGCTAGCTCTACAATCGTGTGGCTGCAATGATATGGGGTGGGGGCACCCAACACAGGCAGCTTACAGCAAAGTGTTTTATTACTCGCATGTTACAGAGGAGAAAGGGTCTGGACACGTCACACGAACACTGCACATGTGGCTCCCTTGACCTCAGCCAAAGAGGTAGCTATGAACTCCAGtgaaaaaccaaagaaagaaagagagccaCACTGCCCCAAGGGGGACCCACAGTCCCGCACTCAGAGGGGCTGCTTCTTCCACCTGGCTCCACACGGAGCCAGGCATCGCTGGAGAGCCAGAGGGGGACACCTGGTTGGCTCTGTGCCGTGCCCTGCCCATTCCAGCCAACACCCCACAACCGGCCACCATGGGATCTCAAAGGCTGAGGCAGCCTGGTTCTGGGCACTCTGGCTTTTCCAAGGCCACTCGTCCGGTCCTGGTTTCTTCCTGCCGTATTCTGACCTCTGGAGGGCATCAGACAGGCATCCAGGCCCGGGTTAAGACGCTTGAGGGTAAATTCCGAATTCTGCGGCTCAGATGTCAAAAAgctctgcctccttctccttccaGAAGGAGAAGCTGCGGTCGATGTACCGGCAGATGTCCTCATTGCTGAACTCGCCCATCTCAGATACCAGCTCCAGGGGTTCTTCGGTGGGGGCTTCGGAACTAGGGGGCTCTGACGTCGGGGGAGGCGCggctggcgggggtggggacgGGGGCTGCGGCGCAGGGGCCGGCGCCTCTGG
This genomic stretch from Kogia breviceps isolate mKogBre1 chromosome 1, mKogBre1 haplotype 1, whole genome shotgun sequence harbors:
- the PLEKHG5 gene encoding pleckstrin homology domain-containing family G member 5 isoform X7 is translated as MEDRSLAEEKGLCCQNPDCMDKGRAAKVCHHADCQQLHRRGPLSLCEACDSRFHSTMHYDGHVRFDLPPPGSVLARNVSTRSCPPRTSPAVDMEEEEESSVDGKGDRKSTGLKLSKKKAWRRHTDDPSKECFTLKFDLNVDIETEIVPAMKKKSLGEVLLPVFERKGIALGKVDIYLDQSNTPLSLTFEAYRFGGHYLRVKAKPGDEGKVEQGVKDSKSLSLPILRPAGAGPPTQERVDLQSRRESLDILAPGRRRKNMSEFLGEASIPGQEPPAPSSCSLPSGSSSGSSSSGGSDSWKNRAASRFSGFFSSGPSTSAFGREVDKLEQLEGKLHAYSLFGLPRLPRRLCFDHDSWEEEGDEEEDEDDACLWLEDSWRELIDGHEKLTRRQCHQQEAVWELLHTEASYIKKLRVITNLFLCCLLNLQESGLLCEVEAERLFSNVPEIARLHRGLWGSVMAPVLEKARRTRALLQPGDFLKGFKMFGSLFKPYIRYCMEEEGCMEYMRGLLRDNDLFRAYVTWAEKHQQCQRLKLSDMLAKPHQRLTKYPLLLKSVLRKTDEPRAKEAVVTMIGSVERFIHHVNACMRQRQERQRLAAVVSRIDAYEVVEGSNDEVDKLLKEFLHLDLTAPIPGASPEETRQLLLEGSLRMKEGKDSKVDVYCFLFTDLLVVTKAVKKAERTKVIRPPLLLEKIVCRELRDPGSFLLIYLNEFHSAVGAYTFQASGQALCRGWVDAIYDAQNQLQQLRVQEHPGSQQHLQSLEEEEEEEEEDEEEEGGESSTSAASSPTILRKSSNSLDSQRCVSDGSTETLAMVVVEPGEMLSSPEFEGGPFSSQSDETSLSTTASSVTPTGELLPLGPVDGRSCSIDSAYGTLSPTSLQDFMAPAPMVEPALRPPAPSQAPSPPPSPRLRRRTPVQLLPCLPQLLKSKSEASLLQLLSGATPRGAPPAPSRSLSELCLAATVPGTRTQGSPQEAGPSWDCQGAPGPGSGPELSELEGRAGCPGGEPKGPTRRSRELSSGASPRVQPEPPPGTSAQHRKLTLAQLYRIRTTLLLNSTLTAS